The Desulfobotulus mexicanus genome contains the following window.
CCACATAAAATCAAATACTTATAAAAACACGGCCCAAATTATTTTTTTCAAGTTTTCAAAAAGAACACCAAAAAAACAAGCTTTGGTGTTCTTTGTTTACCCTTTTCTTTCCTGAAAGAAAAGAGACTTTCCCTCCTCTGTGTCTGGTGCAAAAATGAAGTGCCACCTTAACAGATCTTTTCCGGATAAATGGGTGCGGATGACGATTTACAGAACCCGCACACAGAACCTGCAAGCTATTTCTTAGTATATTCATATAAAAACAGGACTTTACATAAAACATAAAATTGTCATGCAGGTTCTAAAACGGCATCTTCACCACCAAAACCTGCATTTGTATTTTTAAGGTTTCAAATCAAGTGAACGCTATTACCAGCCCTTCAATCTCCGTCACTTCCGGCAAAACTTCGGGAGTTGCCCGTTTGTCCGTTCTGCAAACGCTCCACAAGACAGCTCATGAACCCTTGCTGCAATGATCTTCCGGCTCCATACATCGATAATCATGTAAAGATAAAAGAATTGTCCCTTGATATCGGTTTTCATGTACGTAATATCCCAGCTCCATAGCTGCCAGAGGCCTCTTGCTGCATATTCTACAGGTTTTTTTGTCTCAGCGGGTTTTGAAGATTCACGGTGGCGCAACATATTCTGCTCTTTTAAAATCCTGTAAAAGCTGGCAACTTTCCCGCAATAAAGAATCTCTTATGGATTGGGATATTTTGTTCCTCTAATATTTTATCGACATGTGGCATATACTCGTTGATATGGTCTTTTAATTCGTTTGACACACAAACGCCTCCTCCATGGAATTTAATGATACCGTCAGCCCACTGGATCTTGCCCCGTAATACCTGCTATTTATTTCAAACTCTTGACTGCACCCATCGCACTAACAGTTTTCCCTGTACGGCCCCAGATACTTCCCAACGAATTGGATATACGGGAGCGCATGATCTTCTTTGTATCTTTGAAAGCAGCTAGGGTAAAGATTCACAAAGAGTCTCTGGTTCCATACCCCGGCCTTTTTTACAAACTTCCGCTCATTACGATAATTCTCTGCCATTGGATTTTTCATGGTCTGGCCTCCTTTATCGCTCTGGATACTGTGAGGCTTGAAACCCCAAGGGATGATTGAATCTCGCTGTAACTTAGCCCACTTTCCCGCAGCTTTAAAATCCGCTGACGCTTATCATCATCTTTCTTTCTCCCTTTGTACCTTCCGGCAACTTTCGCCCGCTCAATCCCCTGTGATTGCCGCCGCCGTCTGTCTTCATAATCCTTGCGGGCAACGGATGCCAGCACGTCAAGCATCATGACCATGACCGCATCAATAAACCTATCTTGGAAGCCCTGCCCTTTTTCTTGTGCCGTTATAAGCTGGTGCGTAAAGGGCAAGTCCAGAGAGACAATAAGAATTCCCTTGCTCTGGATTTCAGTCCTAAGCTCCTGCCAGTCAGCGGCATTTAGCCGGGTGAGCCTGTCCACTGCTT
Protein-coding sequences here:
- a CDS encoding recombinase family protein, which gives rise to MRASTADQDASRAKGMLDAFASENGVTIAAYFIENESGAKLARPELFKVLSVMQKDDVLHLEAVDRLTRLNAADWQELRTEIQSKGILIVSLDLPFTHQLITAQEKGQGFQDRFIDAVMVMMLDVLASVARKDYEDRRRRQSQGIERAKVAGRYKGRKKDDDKRQRILKLRESGLSYSEIQSSLGVSSLTVSRAIKEARP